GGATCGACTCCACCAGATATTGATAGCTGTCGCGGTCGTTCGCCACGATCTGGCCCATCACCGGGATCACGTTGAACGAATAGCGGTCATAGGCCCACTGCATCATCGGGTTCGGCAGCTGGCTGAACTCCAGCACCATCAGCCGGCCGCCGGGCTTCAGCACGCGGAAGGCCTCGTTCAGCGCATCCTGCACGCGGGTCACGTTCCGGATGCCGAAGCTGATCGTGTAGACGTCGAAGGTGTTCGAGGCGAAGGGCAGCGCCATGGCGTCGCCCACCACCCAGTCGAGCCGCTCGGCCATCTGGCCGGCGTCGGCGCGCTGCCGCCCCTCGACCAGCATGGATTCGGTCATGTCGCAGACGGTGGCATGGGCTCCCGGCGCGCGCTTGAGGAAGCGGAACGAGATGTCGCCCGTCCCGCCCGCCACGTCGAGCAGCTTCTGCCCCGGCCTCGGCGCCAGCCAGTCCATCATGGCGTCCTTCCACAGCCGGTGGACGCCTCCCGACATCAGGTCGTTCATGATGTCGTATTTCGAGGCCACGCGCGTGAAGACGCCATGGACCATCCCGGCCTTCTCGCCTTCGGGAACGGTGCGGAAGCCGAAATGCGTCGTGCTGGAAGTGTCGTCGTTCATCGCGCTCTTGCCGTCCTCTGTTCCGCCCTCTTTATAGGCTCCGCGGCGGGGGCTGCAATGGACCCCCGAACCGCTATTACCCGTGCTGCCATCTGTCGCGGAGATCCGATGCCCGAACTGCCAGAGGTCGAGACCGTCCGCCGCGGGCTGGAGCCGGTGATGTCCGGCCAGCTCATCGCCGAGGCGCGGGTCAACCGGCCGGACCTGCGCTGGCCGCTGCCGCCGCGCATGGCCGAGCGGCTGACGGGGCAGCGCGTGCTGGGCCTGCGCCGGCGGTCGAAGTATATCCTGGCCGATCTCGGC
This portion of the Rhodobacter sp. CZR27 genome encodes:
- the ubiE gene encoding bifunctional demethylmenaquinone methyltransferase/2-methoxy-6-polyprenyl-1,4-benzoquinol methylase UbiE, whose amino-acid sequence is MNDDTSSTTHFGFRTVPEGEKAGMVHGVFTRVASKYDIMNDLMSGGVHRLWKDAMMDWLAPRPGQKLLDVAGGTGDISFRFLKRAPGAHATVCDMTESMLVEGRQRADAGQMAERLDWVVGDAMALPFASNTFDVYTISFGIRNVTRVQDALNEAFRVLKPGGRLMVLEFSQLPNPMMQWAYDRYSFNVIPVMGQIVANDRDSYQYLVESIRKFPDQETFVSMIRKAGFGLVKYRNLSMGIAALHSGWKI